In the Paramormyrops kingsleyae isolate MSU_618 chromosome 6, PKINGS_0.4, whole genome shotgun sequence genome, one interval contains:
- the araf gene encoding serine/threonine-protein kinase A-Raf, with product MKLSSGLSLSAHPPPLLLPPTMSSSSSCSSSVETSPEDMPRGGGTIRVYLPNKQRTVVNVRPGQTVRDSLDKALKVRGLSQDCCAVFRLLEGHKRLTDWSTDITPLVGEELLVEILDDVPLTMHNFVRKTFLKLAYCDFCHKFLFNGFRCQTCGYKFHQHCSSKVPTVCVDMDTMNKILPNTGLDEYPQITLIPDISPEPKGGLLSPSSPFHFPAHDSGSQSLQRHRSTSTPNVHMFSTVGPGVIEEALIKNNSIGLETLCKPSTSPPSVGSPGKRPPKSPSETKERKSSSSDDKKKVHRGGNRDSSYYWEVHSSEVTILKRIGTGSFGTVFKGKWHGDVAVKILKVTDPTPEQLQAFKNEMQVLRKTRHVNILLFMGFMTKPKFAIITQWCEGSSLYRHLHVTETKFDTMRRIDVARQTAQGMDYLHAKNIIHRDLKSNNIFLHEGWTVKIGDFGLATVKSRWSGSQQVEQPSGSILWMAPEVIRMQDSNPYTFQSDVYGYGVVLYELMSGTLPYSNISNRDQIIFMVGRGYLSPDLSKLYSNSPKAMKRLIIDCLKFKLDERPLFPQILVGIEQVQDLMPKIERSASEPSLHRAVHAEDLNPLLFHATRLMPL from the exons ATGAAGCTGTCCAGTGGCTTGAGTTTGTCAGCACACCCCCCTCCACTCCTTTTGCCTCCCACCATGTCGTCTTCCTCCTCTTGCTCCTCCTCCGTGGAGACCAGCCCGGAGGACATGCCCCGTGGTGGTGGTACCATTCGTGTCTACCTCCCTAATAAGCAGCGCACTGTG GTGAATGTTCGGCCTGGGCAGACAGTCCGAGACAGCCTGGACAAAGCTCTGAAAGTGCGAGGACTCAGCCAGGACTGCTGTGCTGTTTTTCGTCTTCTTGAGGG TCACAAAAGACTGACTGACTGGAGCACGGACATTACGCCGCTTGTTGGGGAGGAGCTGCTTGTGGAGATCTTGGATGACGTCCCCCTTACCATGCACAACTTT GTGCGTAAGACCTTCCTGAAGCTGGCCTACTGTGATTTCTGCCACAAATTCCTCTTTAATGGCTTCCGCTGTCAGACCTGTGGGTACAAGTTCCATCAGCACTGCAGCAGCAAGgtgcccacagtgtgtgtggACATGGACACAATGAACAAGAT ATTACCCAATACAGGCCTAGATGAGTATCCTCAAATCACACTCATACCAGACATATCCCCAGAGCCTAA GGGGGGGCTGCTGTCACCCTCTTCACCATTCCACTTCCCCGCCCATGACTCTGGCAGCCAGTCCCTTCAGCGGCACCGGTCCACATCAACTCCCAATGTCCACATGTTCAGCACAGTAGGGCCTGGAGTTATCGAG GAAGCACTAATTAAAAACAACTCAATAG GATTGGAGACTTTGTGTAAACCTTCCACCAGTCCTCCTTCTGTTGGTTCGCCTGGGAAACGGCCTCCCAAGTCTCCTTCAGAGACCAAGGAGCGAAAGTCCTCCTCCTCAGATGACAAAAAGAAAGTG CACCGTGGTGGAAATCGGGACTCAAGCTACTACTGGGAGGTGCACTCAAGTGAGGTCACCATTCTGAAGCGCATTGGCACCGGGTCTTTCGGGACCGTCTTCAAGGGCAAGTGGCATGGGGATGTGGCTGTGAAGATCCTGAAGGTGACGGACCCCACGCCAGAGCAGCTGCAGGCTTTCAAAAATGAGATGCAGGTGCTCAG GAAGACGCGTCACGTCAACATCTTACTCTTCATGGGCTTCATGACGAAGCCCAAGTTTGCCATCATCACGCAGTGGTGTGAGGGCAGCAGCCTCTACCGGCACCTGCACGTCACAGAAACCAAGTTCGACACTATGCGACGCATCGATGTGGCACGGCAGACAGCCCAGGGCATGGA CTACCTTCACGCTAAGAATATCATCCACAGAGATCTAAAATCAAACA ATATCTTTCTCCATGAGGGCTGGACGGTTAAGATTGGGGACTTTGGGTTGGCAACGGTCAAGTCACGCTGGAGTGGGTCCCAGCAGGTGGAGCAGCCCAGTGGATCAATTCTTTGGATG GCCCCAGAAGTTATCCGTATGCAAGACAGCAACCCTTACACATTCCAGTCAGACGTCTATGGGTATGGTGTAGTGCTGTATGAGCTAATGTCTGGCACGCTGCCTTATTCCAACATCAGCAACCGTGATCAG ATCATTTTCATGGTGGGGCGTGGCTATCTGTCCCCCGACCTTAGTAAGCTGTACAGCAACTCTCCAAAAGCCATGAAGAGACTCATCATCGACTGCCTGAAGTTCAAATTGGATGAAAGGCCCCTTTTCCCACAG ATCCTGGTCGGTATTGAGCAAGTTCAGGACCTGATGCCAAAGATTGAGCGGAGTGCGTCGGAACCCTCTTTGCACCGTGCGGTTCATGCAGAGGATCTGAACCCTCTCCTGTTCCACGCCACGCGGCTGATGCCACTGTGA